From a single Fulvivirga ulvae genomic region:
- the ureA gene encoding urease subunit gamma produces the protein MHLSPKDIDKLVLHNAGFLAQKRYARGLRLNYPEAVALIAAQILEFIRDGESVAELMNKGKSLLGHDDVMEGVAEMIHEVQVEGTFPDGTKLVTVHYPICRESGSPDLALYGSGLTRQELVTGTDNATIRKPGEYKLQPDDITLNSGRETVEVHVTNDGDRPVQVGSHYPFFETNAMLRFDRAKAFGCRLNIPAGTAVRFEPGETKKVSLLTIDGQKIIYGGNNLTNGGIDERNRKKAIEKAQQEGFQFSTQP, from the coding sequence ATGCATCTTTCTCCAAAAGATATTGATAAGCTGGTACTTCACAATGCCGGTTTTCTTGCCCAAAAGCGGTATGCCCGAGGCCTGAGGCTCAACTACCCCGAGGCAGTAGCACTTATTGCCGCCCAAATACTTGAGTTTATCCGTGACGGGGAAAGCGTGGCAGAGTTGATGAACAAGGGCAAAAGTTTGCTGGGGCACGATGATGTCATGGAGGGTGTTGCAGAGATGATCCATGAAGTGCAGGTAGAGGGGACGTTTCCTGATGGTACTAAACTAGTAACGGTGCACTATCCCATTTGCCGGGAATCAGGCAGCCCTGATTTGGCATTGTACGGCTCAGGACTCACCCGGCAGGAACTGGTTACAGGAACTGACAATGCCACTATCAGAAAACCGGGTGAATACAAACTTCAACCCGATGACATTACGCTAAACTCTGGCAGAGAAACGGTCGAAGTACATGTTACCAATGATGGTGACAGGCCCGTTCAGGTAGGTTCCCATTACCCTTTCTTTGAAACAAACGCCATGTTGAGGTTCGACAGGGCCAAAGCTTTCGGATGCAGGCTTAACATTCCTGCCGGCACTGCCGTGCGATTTGAGCCGGGAGAAACCAAAAAAGTATCCCTTTTAACCATAGATGGGCAAAAAATCATCTACGGAGGCAATAACCTTACCAACGGAGGCATTGACGAACGCAACAGGAAAAAAGCCATAGAAAAAGCACAGCAGGAAGGTTTTCAATTCAGTACCCAACCCTAA
- a CDS encoding GNAT family N-acetyltransferase yields MKKEELIIKNIRNLTSLWQTVGEMANGQTFGETFDYCIIPYSEWPNRLWFHHDLSIEGISQAKEVLLSTPQNITVPYWDIYQSNSDQLLAANGFEVRFEQVGMSLKLGHSYDVPQKLSFKKVENEKEARLWEALFGQAFGYLISRKLLTPHYDDTDFIIVYHSEAPVGTAVLHHPSDEVIGIHAMGIIPDARRQGLAEVLMKMILNDSIRQGFPFATLQASAMGKGLYTKLGFEEQFTMKNYTLIK; encoded by the coding sequence ATGAAAAAGGAAGAACTTATTATCAAAAATATCAGAAACCTGACTTCTCTATGGCAAACAGTCGGTGAAATGGCCAATGGCCAGACCTTCGGGGAAACCTTTGATTACTGCATCATACCCTACTCTGAGTGGCCAAACCGGCTATGGTTCCATCATGACCTGAGTATAGAAGGGATATCGCAGGCTAAAGAAGTCCTGCTTTCCACTCCACAAAATATAACCGTACCTTATTGGGACATCTACCAAAGCAATTCCGATCAATTGCTGGCAGCAAATGGCTTTGAAGTGCGTTTCGAACAGGTAGGCATGTCGTTAAAACTAGGTCACAGCTACGATGTACCTCAAAAGCTGTCCTTTAAAAAGGTAGAAAACGAAAAGGAAGCCCGGCTTTGGGAGGCTCTGTTCGGACAAGCTTTTGGCTATCTCATTAGCCGTAAACTGCTAACACCACATTATGACGATACCGATTTCATAATCGTCTACCACAGTGAAGCCCCGGTAGGTACTGCTGTACTACATCATCCATCTGACGAGGTCATAGGCATACATGCTATGGGTATTATCCCCGATGCAAGAAGGCAGGGCTTGGCGGAAGTGCTTATGAAAATGATCCTCAACGATTCCATCAGACAAGGGTTCCCATTCGCAACCCTCCAAGCATCAGCCATGGGCAAAGGCCTGTATACCAAACTGGGCTTTGAGGAGCAATTTACTATGAAGAATTACACATTAATCAAATAA
- the ureG gene encoding urease accessory protein UreG produces MPILDKLALILQGHSHEAYESPGDYSERETRRLPSYRNFRKRAFTVGIGGPVGTGKTALLKALCEKMRNDYKLGVVTNDIFTREDAEFLIRHSALSADRIVGVETGGCPHAAIREDISLNMNALEDLMEKFDYDIDFLFVESGGDNLAAHFSRELVDYSIYVIDVSGGDKIPRKGGPGITQSDLLVINKIDLKDLVGADLDVMERDSKKMRGDGPFLFAKALHGYGLEAIIKHIHQAKAKALQSVKENRR; encoded by the coding sequence ATGCCTATTCTCGATAAACTTGCGCTTATACTTCAAGGCCATTCGCATGAAGCCTACGAATCTCCGGGTGATTATAGTGAAAGGGAAACAAGAAGACTACCCTCTTACAGAAACTTCAGAAAGCGGGCATTTACTGTGGGTATAGGTGGCCCTGTAGGCACCGGTAAAACAGCATTGCTCAAAGCACTATGTGAAAAGATGCGCAACGATTATAAACTTGGCGTGGTCACCAATGACATTTTTACCCGGGAAGATGCCGAATTCCTGATCCGTCATAGTGCGCTAAGTGCTGACCGTATTGTAGGTGTGGAGACCGGAGGCTGTCCTCACGCTGCCATCCGGGAGGATATATCGCTGAACATGAACGCTCTGGAAGACCTTATGGAGAAGTTTGACTATGACATTGATTTCCTGTTTGTGGAGAGCGGTGGCGACAACCTGGCAGCCCATTTCAGCCGTGAGTTGGTGGACTACTCCATTTATGTGATAGATGTATCAGGTGGTGATAAGATACCCCGCAAAGGTGGCCCCGGGATTACCCAGTCAGATCTGCTGGTAATCAACAAGATTGATCTGAAAGACCTTGTAGGTGCCGACCTTGATGTGATGGAAAGAGATTCAAAGAAGATGCGCGGAGATGGCCCTTTCCTTTTTGCCAAAGCGCTGCATGGCTACGGTCTTGAAGCAATAATAAAGCACATCCATCAGGCCAAAGCCAAAGCGCTGCAATCAGTAAAAGAAAACAGGCGATAA
- a CDS encoding urease accessory protein UreF: MNKYARLMHLVDSSLPTGSFANSSGLESSITFGMIKDIYGFKKYLYSFLQQSASMDIPFINSCFKYPVQDDCFLKITESYEAAMLVPAIYKASIVQGKNWLRLMTSFYPGEDISEVSKWFILHKVPVHFVIIFPLCLKRTGFDLQDVHTMYLHIVLRDQISAAIRLGFIGSMEGNKLQHDFYALFDDLLEKYLYKGYTEASRSAFLLDTAQVFHEFIYSKLFQN, encoded by the coding sequence ATGAACAAGTATGCAAGATTGATGCACCTGGTAGATTCCTCGCTCCCGACAGGCTCGTTTGCCAACTCCTCCGGGCTCGAAAGCAGCATTACCTTTGGGATGATCAAAGACATTTATGGCTTTAAAAAGTACCTGTACTCCTTTTTGCAGCAGTCGGCAAGTATGGATATACCCTTTATTAATTCCTGCTTTAAATACCCTGTACAGGATGACTGTTTCCTGAAGATCACTGAAAGCTATGAGGCAGCTATGCTGGTACCTGCCATATACAAAGCCAGTATAGTACAAGGAAAAAACTGGCTCAGACTGATGACATCTTTCTATCCCGGTGAGGACATCAGTGAAGTCAGCAAGTGGTTTATACTGCACAAGGTTCCTGTTCATTTTGTCATTATTTTCCCACTTTGCCTGAAACGTACCGGGTTTGACCTGCAGGATGTACATACTATGTATCTGCACATTGTATTAAGGGATCAGATCAGTGCAGCCATCAGGCTGGGCTTTATCGGCTCTATGGAAGGTAACAAGCTCCAGCATGATTTTTATGCCCTGTTTGACGACCTGCTGGAAAAATACCTGTATAAAGGATATACTGAGGCATCAAGATCTGCCTTTTTACTGGATACCGCGCAGGTATTCCATGAGTTTATTTATTCCAAATTATTTCAAAATTAA
- a CDS encoding DMT family transporter gives MNQLTLSILAFTGGVFLAMQGGLNAQLGVLLKNPLLASLVAFFCSTTFAFLVIAISVKSVPSAQQLKEVPWYLWSAGGFFSLIGVSLYYYTIPKLGVSTMISLGLCGQVCFSVIAGHFGWFNLPVEPVSVKRLLGVTAMIIGILLINKK, from the coding sequence ATGAATCAGTTAACATTAAGCATTTTGGCATTTACCGGGGGAGTATTCCTCGCTATGCAGGGCGGACTCAATGCCCAACTGGGGGTACTTTTAAAGAACCCATTACTGGCATCATTGGTTGCCTTTTTCTGCAGCACTACTTTTGCCTTTCTGGTCATTGCTATTAGCGTCAAAAGCGTACCATCGGCCCAGCAGCTAAAAGAAGTGCCCTGGTACCTGTGGTCAGCCGGAGGTTTTTTCAGCTTAATTGGCGTGAGCCTTTATTATTACACCATACCAAAACTTGGCGTTTCAACCATGATATCACTCGGCCTTTGCGGACAGGTATGCTTTTCCGTGATTGCCGGGCACTTCGGTTGGTTTAACCTCCCCGTAGAGCCTGTTTCAGTAAAAAGACTGCTGGGCGTAACTGCCATGATCATTGGTATACTTTTAATTAACAAAAAATGA
- a CDS encoding crotonase/enoyl-CoA hydratase family protein yields the protein MNYNHFKVEIENKIAHVVFNRPEKANALHMEAWTEMKTTFDKLSQSDHVRVIILSGEGKHFCAGIDLELLMSVGALKDVSCSGKRSEKVRELILTLQECITAIEKCSKPVLAAIHSGCIGGGVDIVSACDMRYCTEDAYFTIKEIDLGMVADLGTLQRLPKIISPGMAAELAYTGRKMSGQEALNTGLVNHCYASKEKMMEGVMHIARAIAAKSPISIRGTKEVLRYTRDHSVDDALNYMSTWNAAMLLSNDLFEAFNATMEKREPKFED from the coding sequence ATGAATTATAATCATTTTAAAGTTGAAATAGAAAACAAAATTGCACATGTAGTTTTCAACAGGCCGGAAAAAGCCAATGCCCTACACATGGAAGCCTGGACAGAGATGAAAACAACTTTCGATAAACTGAGCCAGTCTGATCATGTAAGGGTTATAATTCTTAGTGGCGAAGGGAAACATTTCTGCGCCGGTATTGACCTGGAATTACTAATGTCAGTCGGTGCCCTTAAAGATGTTTCCTGCTCAGGCAAGCGCAGTGAAAAAGTGCGGGAGCTGATACTCACCTTACAGGAGTGCATTACTGCTATCGAAAAATGCTCAAAACCCGTACTTGCGGCTATTCATAGCGGATGCATTGGTGGTGGCGTAGATATCGTTTCTGCATGCGACATGCGCTACTGTACAGAGGATGCCTATTTCACCATCAAAGAAATTGACCTGGGTATGGTGGCAGACCTGGGTACTTTACAGCGGCTGCCTAAGATCATATCTCCGGGAATGGCTGCAGAACTGGCTTATACCGGAAGGAAAATGTCCGGTCAGGAAGCTTTAAATACCGGCCTGGTCAACCACTGTTATGCGTCAAAAGAAAAGATGATGGAGGGCGTAATGCATATAGCCCGGGCCATAGCCGCCAAATCGCCTATATCGATCCGGGGCACCAAAGAGGTACTTCGTTATACCAGAGATCACAGTGTAGATGATGCTTTGAATTATATGAGCACGTGGAACGCTGCTATGCTGTTGTCAAACGACCTGTTTGAAGCTTTTAATGCCACAATGGAAAAACGTGAACCAAAGTTCGAGGATTAG
- a CDS encoding Crp/Fnr family transcriptional regulator yields MVDKAKHLDLFRQSLNSYYPITDESFSRLCDIVKFRKVNKGEDLVRIGHTAKRVYFVCEGLLISLYMTNDGGTHIKNFFLEGNIAASTVSMLQATPSNFSIQSVDESVILEMDFQKYRQLIFDHNDLKSFYIMYLEKKWVVENEKRQISFATETATERYLTFREHYPDLENRVPQLQIASYLGVTPTQLSRIRKSLSKF; encoded by the coding sequence ATGGTCGACAAAGCAAAACACCTTGATCTGTTCAGGCAATCACTGAATAGCTATTACCCCATTACGGATGAGTCCTTTTCCAGGCTATGCGACATTGTAAAATTCCGTAAAGTAAATAAAGGTGAAGACCTCGTTCGCATAGGTCACACTGCAAAAAGAGTATACTTCGTTTGCGAGGGATTACTGATATCCCTGTATATGACTAACGATGGTGGCACACACATCAAAAATTTCTTCCTGGAGGGCAACATTGCTGCCTCCACTGTTTCCATGCTTCAAGCCACTCCTTCCAACTTTAGCATCCAGTCTGTGGATGAAAGTGTTATCCTTGAAATGGATTTTCAAAAGTACAGACAGCTCATTTTTGATCACAACGACCTGAAAAGCTTTTATATCATGTATCTTGAAAAGAAATGGGTTGTAGAAAATGAAAAACGGCAAATATCCTTTGCTACTGAAACCGCCACAGAGCGATATTTAACATTTCGGGAGCATTACCCTGACCTTGAAAACAGGGTTCCCCAACTTCAGATAGCCTCTTATCTGGGCGTTACCCCTACTCAACTAAGCCGCATAAGAAAAAGTTTGAGTAAATTTTAG
- a CDS encoding urease accessory protein UreD, producing the protein MIKMNVAVNQSEIEVASVRGKSALITCKNIQPLKILHPVSHHNCCHLVLTSYGGGMVSADVVNINVKCGADTKTFIGSQSNTRIYKKVLNAITGQNIKGEVAENALTVVFPDPVVLQAESRFKQSQHWEVRRGGLLFLADWFQAGRTDSGEKYLFDMYLSEISIAIDGQLQVLDRFNFDPKENIADSPANFGQYQSMLSIYFAGTPDNPKFKKIEEKLLEIKLATQPVLNYDVSAQSCIISTTRAREGAYILRAMGKSRIDLQWLCDNIMDMLSDPELLEYNPMKRKF; encoded by the coding sequence ATGATTAAAATGAATGTAGCAGTAAACCAGAGCGAGATAGAGGTCGCGTCTGTTCGGGGAAAATCAGCGCTTATTACCTGTAAGAATATCCAGCCTTTAAAAATCCTACACCCTGTATCCCATCATAACTGTTGCCATTTGGTGCTTACCAGTTATGGAGGAGGTATGGTTTCTGCTGATGTGGTCAATATCAATGTAAAGTGTGGGGCAGATACAAAAACATTCATCGGCTCGCAATCAAATACGCGCATTTATAAAAAAGTACTCAATGCAATTACCGGGCAAAATATAAAAGGTGAAGTGGCAGAAAATGCACTGACTGTCGTGTTTCCTGATCCGGTAGTGCTTCAGGCAGAAAGCCGGTTTAAACAGTCACAACATTGGGAAGTGAGGCGGGGAGGCCTCCTCTTTCTTGCAGACTGGTTCCAGGCAGGCAGAACGGATAGCGGAGAGAAGTATTTGTTTGATATGTATCTTTCTGAAATAAGTATCGCTATTGATGGTCAATTGCAGGTTTTGGACCGGTTCAACTTTGACCCCAAAGAAAATATAGCTGATTCTCCGGCAAACTTCGGGCAGTATCAATCCATGTTGTCAATTTACTTTGCAGGCACTCCGGATAACCCGAAATTCAAAAAGATTGAAGAAAAACTTCTGGAGATAAAGTTAGCTACCCAGCCTGTTTTAAATTATGATGTTAGTGCGCAAAGCTGTATTATTTCCACGACCAGGGCGCGTGAGGGGGCTTACATCTTAAGAGCTATGGGGAAATCCAGGATAGACCTGCAGTGGCTATGCGACAACATCATGGACATGCTGTCCGACCCTGAACTGCTCGAATATAACCCAATGAAAAGGAAGTTTTAA
- the ureC gene encoding urease subunit alpha: MSYNIDRKAYADMYGPTTGDKVRLGDTDLIIEVEKDHCIYGEEVKFGGGKVIRDGMGQASGIPQNEVLDLVITNALVIDYTGIYKADIGIKNGRITGIGKAGNPHIMPGIASNMVIGVTTEVIAGEGQILTAGAIDTHIHFICPQQIHEALASGVTTMVGGGTGPAAGSNATTCTPGAFYIEMMLKSTDAFPLNFGFLGKGNSSKPQGLVEQVEAGALGLKLHEDWGTTPAAIDSCLSIADQYDIQVCIHTDTLNESGFVETSTNAFKGRTIHTYHTEGAGGGHAPDIIKTCGEPNVIPSSTNPTRPFTVNTIDEHLDMLMVCHHLDKNIPEDVAFAESRIRGETIAAEDILHDMGALSIMASDSQAMGRVGEVVCRTWQTAHKMKVQRGKLANETTSEADNFRVKRYIAKYTINPARAHGFSKEIGSVEVGKLADLVLWKPAFFGSKPEIIIKGGVIVQSQMGDANASIPTPQPSYSRPMFGAFGGALGKTSMAFVSAVSLDHVNKNYGLSKHIVAVENCRNIGKKDMALNDYLPSIDVDPETYKVTVDGEHLTCEPATKLPLAQLYNLF; this comes from the coding sequence ATGAGCTACAACATAGACCGCAAAGCATATGCTGACATGTACGGCCCCACCACCGGTGACAAAGTCCGGCTTGGTGATACGGATCTGATCATAGAAGTTGAAAAAGACCATTGCATTTATGGTGAAGAAGTGAAATTCGGAGGCGGCAAGGTAATCCGTGACGGCATGGGCCAGGCCAGCGGCATACCGCAGAACGAAGTACTTGACCTTGTTATCACCAATGCGCTGGTGATAGATTATACCGGCATTTACAAAGCTGATATAGGAATAAAGAACGGACGAATAACCGGTATCGGTAAAGCGGGGAATCCTCACATCATGCCGGGCATAGCCTCAAATATGGTGATTGGGGTTACTACAGAAGTTATCGCCGGAGAAGGCCAGATACTTACCGCCGGGGCTATTGATACTCATATCCATTTCATTTGTCCGCAACAAATCCACGAAGCATTGGCCTCCGGGGTTACTACTATGGTTGGCGGAGGCACCGGCCCGGCGGCAGGCTCTAATGCCACTACCTGCACTCCGGGTGCGTTCTATATCGAAATGATGCTGAAAAGCACGGATGCATTCCCGCTAAACTTCGGTTTTCTGGGCAAAGGCAATTCCTCGAAGCCCCAAGGCCTTGTCGAGCAGGTGGAAGCCGGTGCGCTCGGCCTAAAGTTGCATGAAGACTGGGGCACCACTCCTGCCGCTATTGACAGTTGCCTTTCTATTGCAGACCAATACGACATTCAGGTATGCATACATACCGATACGCTGAATGAAAGTGGTTTCGTTGAAACTTCTACCAATGCCTTTAAAGGACGTACCATTCACACTTACCATACGGAAGGTGCCGGTGGTGGTCATGCTCCGGATATAATAAAAACCTGTGGTGAGCCGAATGTAATACCATCATCCACCAATCCTACGCGACCCTTTACAGTCAACACTATAGACGAGCATCTAGATATGCTCATGGTTTGCCACCACTTGGATAAAAATATCCCTGAGGACGTAGCTTTTGCCGAAAGCCGCATCAGGGGTGAAACGATTGCTGCTGAAGACATACTGCATGATATGGGGGCATTGTCCATCATGGCCTCCGACTCACAGGCTATGGGCAGGGTTGGTGAAGTGGTCTGCCGCACATGGCAGACAGCCCACAAAATGAAAGTGCAAAGGGGTAAGCTGGCAAATGAAACCACAAGTGAGGCAGACAATTTTCGCGTTAAAAGGTATATAGCCAAATACACAATTAACCCGGCAAGGGCACATGGTTTCTCCAAAGAGATCGGCTCTGTGGAAGTTGGCAAGCTTGCTGACCTTGTACTATGGAAACCGGCCTTCTTTGGCTCAAAACCAGAAATAATTATTAAAGGAGGTGTAATTGTGCAGTCTCAGATGGGTGATGCAAACGCTTCTATCCCTACACCGCAGCCCTCCTATTCACGACCTATGTTCGGTGCATTTGGAGGTGCCTTAGGCAAAACATCAATGGCTTTTGTATCCGCGGTTTCTCTGGACCATGTGAATAAAAACTACGGTCTCTCAAAGCACATTGTAGCGGTTGAGAACTGTAGAAATATCGGTAAAAAGGACATGGCACTGAATGATTACCTGCCGTCCATTGACGTTGATCCTGAAACTTACAAGGTAACAGTGGATGGCGAGCATCTGACGTGCGAACCGGCAACTAAACTACCTCTGGCACAACTCTATAATTTATTCTGA
- a CDS encoding glycosyltransferase family 4 protein: MSNKRYTSVFATFDPYPSYKGSAIHIDKVTEVLSEKFPSTLLLSLKRHMAKELPQAVHHLESPVEESNYLKRALAFSSWIDGLLDQQYNLQVGHFRDIWSGMPILEREHITSIFEVNGLPSIELVNRYPYIGHDTLGKIRKLEDECLERSRLIICPSETIKKHLISRKVWADKIRVIPNGADAPVIEAKPVGLPEKYIVYFGALQPWQGVDTLLKAMKYLGDKPDLKLVICSSHKPRFSRPFQKLAEKLDVSERIVWKYQLEKHELHQIIGHALCTVAPLTECSRNLEQGCSPLKVFESMACKTPVVASDLPVIREILEPDEEAKFFRPERPADLARCIRLLMDYPEQRAEMVQKAYLKFERNYTWDRINKKLSDTYSNIFNLVC; the protein is encoded by the coding sequence TTGTCAAATAAACGATACACATCCGTTTTTGCTACTTTTGACCCTTATCCATCCTATAAAGGCTCGGCAATCCATATCGACAAGGTTACGGAGGTACTTTCTGAGAAATTTCCTTCTACCTTATTACTGAGTTTAAAGCGGCACATGGCGAAGGAATTACCTCAGGCAGTGCACCACCTGGAGTCACCGGTTGAAGAGAGTAATTACCTCAAAAGAGCGCTGGCTTTTTCTTCCTGGATCGACGGGCTTTTGGATCAGCAGTACAATTTACAGGTGGGCCACTTCCGGGATATCTGGAGTGGGATGCCTATTTTGGAAAGAGAGCATATTACCAGCATATTTGAGGTGAACGGCCTGCCTTCCATTGAATTGGTTAACCGCTATCCCTACATTGGGCACGATACCCTGGGCAAGATACGAAAGCTGGAGGACGAGTGCCTGGAAAGGAGCCGGTTGATCATTTGTCCATCAGAAACTATTAAAAAGCATCTCATCTCCCGCAAGGTGTGGGCGGATAAGATACGCGTGATCCCCAATGGAGCGGATGCCCCGGTAATAGAAGCTAAGCCTGTTGGGCTTCCCGAAAAGTATATTGTTTATTTTGGTGCCTTACAACCCTGGCAGGGAGTGGATACGCTCCTGAAAGCCATGAAATACCTCGGAGATAAGCCTGATTTGAAGCTGGTAATCTGCTCTTCACATAAGCCCCGGTTTTCGCGTCCGTTTCAGAAACTGGCAGAGAAGCTTGATGTAAGTGAGCGGATCGTATGGAAGTACCAGTTGGAAAAACACGAGCTCCATCAGATCATTGGTCACGCACTGTGCACAGTAGCGCCACTTACCGAATGCAGCAGGAACCTGGAGCAAGGCTGCTCTCCGTTGAAAGTGTTTGAGAGTATGGCCTGCAAAACCCCGGTTGTGGCCTCCGATCTGCCCGTGATCCGTGAAATACTTGAGCCTGATGAAGAAGCTAAGTTTTTCAGGCCCGAAAGGCCGGCCGACCTCGCCAGGTGTATCAGGTTGCTGATGGACTATCCGGAGCAGAGGGCTGAAATGGTTCAAAAGGCCTATTTGAAATTTGAAAGAAACTATACCTGGGATAGAATAAATAAAAAACTATCTGATACTTACAGTAACATTTTTAACCTTGTTTGCTAA
- a CDS encoding urease accessory protein — MNTLLPVLFASVIGIAHAFDADHLIAVSNIVSKRDNTLLALKDGVYWGLGHTTTIVIVGSFIILSRATFLNSGIFEAIVGGMLIIMGFTRLTNKSSYSRKIDSFRYKHGFAYSIGLIHGLAGSGALVLLVMSEIKDVYLGIAYLLVFGIGSILGMLIAASLFSIPFTLRMKVNTVVKSIAIVISSVVCITYGSYMLYENLIQLKS; from the coding sequence ATGAATACCCTACTACCCGTATTATTTGCCTCTGTTATAGGTATTGCCCATGCTTTTGATGCTGATCACCTGATTGCTGTCAGCAACATTGTATCCAAACGTGACAACACCTTACTGGCTTTAAAAGACGGGGTTTATTGGGGGCTTGGTCATACTACTACCATAGTTATAGTCGGTTCATTTATTATTCTCAGCCGGGCTACCTTTCTGAATAGTGGGATTTTCGAAGCTATTGTCGGAGGCATGCTTATTATCATGGGTTTTACCCGCTTAACCAATAAAAGCAGCTACTCTCGCAAAATAGATTCTTTCAGATATAAACATGGCTTTGCCTATTCCATTGGCCTGATACACGGCCTGGCCGGTAGCGGTGCGCTCGTTTTGCTGGTAATGAGCGAAATTAAAGATGTCTATCTCGGCATTGCCTATTTATTGGTATTTGGCATCGGCTCTATACTGGGCATGCTGATCGCAGCCAGTCTATTCAGCATTCCTTTTACCCTCAGAATGAAAGTCAACACTGTCGTAAAATCGATTGCCATTGTGATATCATCCGTTGTATGTATTACCTATGGCAGCTACATGCTCTACGAAAATCTAATTCAATTGAAATCATAA
- a CDS encoding glycosyltransferase family 4 protein codes for MPACLWLTDHYPPQRGGMAQSCDRIVNGLRQAGYTIEIIHFVSQERKIRRKQQQNGGYTAIPFSNSEAHVLNIAWNYIKTLGSFDYIVCFGGYLSMIGAPVFSQWAGVKLVTLIRGNDLDISIFTPRKRGMLEDVLRQSGQVFTVSSDKAEKIRKWIGHEEVHYIPNGIDTSEWQPASGEFEFAKVWKKERSEGQLTLGVFGQLKAKKGLDFFLEALKRTSLVEKAHLLLVGDVEEHLEENLGLMDCSYSLLPFHDRYELMKYYLCCDALVIPSFYDGMPNVLLEAGALGIPVIASAVDGMADVIENHENGLLFEPANEDSCRKALYAFFSMSVEERQALGQQLKAKIETHYTQTHETNAYKNHLI; via the coding sequence ATGCCTGCATGTTTATGGCTAACTGACCATTACCCTCCGCAGCGCGGAGGAATGGCGCAGTCATGCGATCGTATTGTGAATGGGTTGAGGCAAGCCGGCTATACCATTGAAATCATTCATTTTGTAAGCCAGGAAAGAAAAATACGCCGAAAGCAACAGCAAAATGGCGGATATACTGCTATTCCGTTTAGCAATAGCGAGGCCCACGTGCTGAACATCGCCTGGAACTACATCAAAACATTGGGCAGCTTCGATTATATCGTGTGCTTTGGAGGCTATCTCTCCATGATAGGCGCGCCTGTTTTCTCTCAGTGGGCTGGCGTAAAGCTGGTTACGCTGATCAGAGGAAATGACCTTGATATTTCCATTTTTACGCCCCGTAAGCGGGGAATGCTTGAAGATGTCCTGCGGCAGTCGGGCCAGGTCTTTACCGTGAGTAGCGACAAAGCCGAAAAGATCAGGAAGTGGATCGGGCATGAGGAGGTACATTATATCCCTAATGGTATTGATACCAGCGAATGGCAGCCTGCCTCTGGTGAGTTTGAATTTGCCAAAGTATGGAAGAAAGAGCGTAGCGAGGGGCAATTGACCCTGGGGGTTTTTGGTCAGCTCAAAGCCAAAAAAGGGCTTGATTTCTTTCTGGAAGCCCTGAAAAGGACGAGCCTGGTTGAGAAGGCCCACTTGCTGCTTGTTGGCGATGTGGAGGAACATTTGGAGGAAAATTTAGGACTAATGGACTGTTCGTACTCCTTACTTCCCTTTCACGACCGCTACGAGCTGATGAAATATTACCTTTGTTGTGACGCCCTGGTTATTCCTTCGTTTTACGATGGAATGCCCAATGTTTTGCTGGAGGCCGGGGCTTTGGGCATTCCAGTTATTGCCTCGGCAGTAGATGGCATGGCAGATGTTATTGAGAACCATGAAAACGGACTTTTGTTTGAACCCGCCAATGAAGACAGCTGCAGGAAAGCTTTGTATGCGTTCTTCTCTATGTCGGTGGAGGAGCGGCAAGCACTTGGGCAGCAGTTAAAAGCTAAAATAGAAACCCATTATACCCAAACCCATGAAACAAATGCTTATAAAAACCACCTTATTTAA